A single region of the Glycine max cultivar Williams 82 chromosome 20, Glycine_max_v4.0, whole genome shotgun sequence genome encodes:
- the LOC100795516 gene encoding LOW QUALITY PROTEIN: rhamnogalacturonan I rhamnosyltransferase 1 (The sequence of the model RefSeq protein was modified relative to this genomic sequence to represent the inferred CDS: inserted 4 bases in 3 codons; substituted 3 bases at 3 genomic stop codons), producing MKGNYTSNGFLRVSCNGGLNQMRAAICDMVTVAXRLNXLVVPELDKKSFSPDPGNFEDSFYARHFIDSLQDEVRXVKRVPKRISRKSEYSTLKMPPVSWSNEKYYLEQILPLFGKHEVARFKKTEAPLANSGLSLDLQKLRCRVNYXALKFTPQLEXLGQKLIWILLENGPFVALHLTYEINMLAFSGCTHGXTDEEAEELKRRYAFPSWREKEIVSEERRSLGLSPLTPEESALILQALGFDRETPIYISAGEIYGGERLRAAFPRIVKKEALLANDELQQFQNHSSQMAALDFMVSVASNTFVPTYDGNMAKIVKGHRWYSGFKKFIILDRKKLIELLDMHQNGTLPWNEFANAVRQVHEKKMGQPTHRRVDADKPKEEDYFYANPYECFCEGTKCDDLLGPLNSSQIQ from the exons ATGAAAG GAAATTATACAAGTAATGGATTTCTAAGAGTGTCCTGCAATGGGGGCTTGAATCAAATGCGTGCAGCG ATATGTGACATGGTGACAGTTGCTTGACGGTTGA CATTGGTTGTTCCAGAGCTTGATAAGAAATCATTTTCGCCAGACCCTGG TAATTTTGAGGACAGTTTTTATGCGAGACATTTCATTGATTCTCTACAAGATGAAGTTC AAGTCAAAAGAGTGCCCAAAAGGATTAGTAGGAAAAGTGAATACTCTACCCTGAAGATGCCTCCTGTTAGCTGGTCAAATGAAAAGTATTACTTGGAGCAG ATTCTGCCACTCTTTGGCAAGCATGAGGTGGCACGTTTCAAGAAAACAGAGGCACCTCTAGCAAACAGTGGCCTCTCACTTGATCTACAGAAACTTAGGTGTCGTGTAAATTACTAGGCACTTAAATTCACTCCGCAACTAGA TTTGGGTCAAAAATTGATTTGGATACTTCTTGAGAATGGACCTTTTGTGGCATTGCATCTGACATATGAGATAAATATGCTGGCTTTCTCAGGTTGTACGCATGGTTGAACTGATGAAGAAGCTGAGGAGCTCAAGCGGAG GTATGCATTCCCTTCCTGGAGAGAAAAGGAGATAGTGTCCGAAGAAAGGAGATCACTGGGTCTCTCTCCTTTGACACCAGAGGAGTCTGCCTTAATTCTGCAAGCCTTGGGTTTTGACAGGGAGACACCGATATATATTTCAGCTGGTGAAATTTATGGTGGTGAACGTCTAAGAGCTGCATTTCCAAGAATT GTTAAGAAAGAGGCATTGCTGGCCAATGATGAGTTGCAGCAGTTTCAGAATCATTCATCACAAATGGCAGCTTTAGATTTTATGGTTTCTGTAGCCAGTAATACCTTTGTTCCTACCTATGATGGTAACATGGCAAAAATTGTGAAAGGCCATCGCTG GTATTctggttttaaaaaattcatcatATTGGATCGGAAAAAGCTCATAGAATTACTTGACATGCATCAAAATGGAACCCTTCCATGGAATGAGTTTGCAAATGCTGTGAGACAggttcatgaaaaaaaaatgggacAGCCAACTCATCGTAGAGTTGATGCAGACAAGCCAAAGGAAGAGGATTATTTCTATGCCAACCCTTATGAATGCTTCTGTGAGGGAACAAAGTGTGATGACTTGCTAGGTCCTCTTAACTCTAGTCAAATACAATGA